Proteins from a single region of Bacteroidota bacterium:
- a CDS encoding class I SAM-dependent methyltransferase produces MYVIVRKFTVRKKFQIIVKFKKGHRILDVGCGTGELLAYFKKRRWETVGIETNSNARDYGITHYGLDVGVDLKTYKSAPESFDVITLWHVLEHLPDIHEQLRKIISLLKSNGILIAAVPNCNAYDAQYYQEFWAAYDVPRHLYHFTKQTLSYLLELHGCHIIEVFPMKLDAYYVSMLSEKYKHGKPHHFHGFIRGVISNLKAFLKGKEYSSMIYVIKKNIQ; encoded by the coding sequence TTGTATGTTATAGTTCGAAAATTTACGGTCAGGAAGAAATTTCAGATTATTGTAAAGTTTAAAAAGGGTCATCGTATTTTAGATGTTGGTTGCGGCACCGGTGAACTTTTAGCATATTTTAAAAAAAGAAGATGGGAAACTGTTGGTATTGAAACTAATTCAAATGCACGAGATTACGGTATTACTCATTATGGTTTAGACGTGGGTGTTGATTTGAAAACGTACAAATCGGCGCCGGAATCTTTTGATGTGATCACATTATGGCATGTATTAGAGCATCTTCCGGACATCCACGAGCAATTAAGGAAGATTATATCTCTCTTGAAATCTAACGGTATTTTGATTGCGGCCGTGCCTAATTGTAATGCATATGATGCACAATATTATCAGGAATTTTGGGCAGCCTATGACGTTCCAAGGCATTTGTATCATTTTACGAAACAGACACTATCTTATCTTCTGGAGCTTCATGGATGTCATATTATCGAAGTATTTCCGATGAAATTGGATGCCTATTATGTGTCAATGTTGAGTGAAAAATATAAACATGGTAAGCCACATCATTTTCATGGTTTTATTAGAGGGGTGATATCAAATCTAAAGGCTTTCCTTAAAGGAAAGGAATATTCAAGCATGATTTATGTGATTAAGAAGAATATTCAGTAA